CCAGGTGTTGGCCAAGCCGGGGTCGATCACGCCGCACACCGATTTCGAGGGGCAGGTGTACGTGTTGACCAAGGAGGAGGGCGGTCGGCACAAGCCGTTCTTCTCGAACTACCGGCCGCAGTTCTACTTCCGGACCACGGACGTGACCGGCACGATCGAGTTGCCGGAGGGGACCGAGATGTGCATGCCGGGTGACAACACCACGATGCGGGTCTCGTTGATCCACCCGATCGCCATGGACGAGGGCCTGCGGTTCGCCATCCGGGAGGGTGGCCGCACCGTCGGCGCCGGCCGGGTCGTCAAGATCATCAAGTAGGGAGACGGACATGGCCCAGGCCGACAAGCGGGTGAAGGTCACCCTCGAGTGCCAGGTGTGCAAGCGGCGCAACTACATCACGATGAAGTCGAAGATCAACGACCGCGAGCGCATCGAGATGAAGAAGTACTGCCGCTGGGACCGGACCCACACGGTCCACCGCGAGACCCGGTAGGGGCGCTACAACTCCTGCGAGAAACCAGGTTTGACCGTCGCGTGACGAGGAACGTTCAACGAACCTTCACGTAACGCCCGCTCGCGCCCGGAGGTCACACGTGCAGTTGCCGAGGGACATCGACGCGCTGGTCACGGCCGCCAGGGCCGGCGACCGGTCGGCGTTCGACGACCTCGTGCGCGCGACCTACGCCGACACCTACACGTTGGCGTACCGGCTGACGGGCGACGAGGAGGACGCACGGGACGTGGTGCAGGAGGCCTATCTCCGGGCCTATCGCGGCCTCCGGCGCTTCCGCGGCGACGCCCAGTTCTCGACGTGGATGTACCGCATCACCGCGAACTGCGCGTCCACCCACCTGGGCCGGCGCCGCCGGCACCGCCACGAGGAGCTGGCCGACGACGCCCCGGTGATCGACGAGTCGCCGGAGTTCGACCCCCAGGCCAGGGCCGACGCCGCCGTCCTCAGGGACCGGCTGGCGGCGGCGCTCGCCGAGCTGCCGCCCCGGCTGCGGGCCGTCGTCGTCCTCCGGGACGTGTACGACCTGCCCCACGAGGCGATCGCCGCCGAGCTCGGGATCTCCGAGTCCGCCGCCAAGGTGCGCCTGCACCGGGCCAGGCGCAAGCTGAGGGAGTCCCTGTTCGGGGTCAGGGAGCACGGTGAGGGGGCGAAGGCGGGGTGACGCGATCGAGGCCGGGCGCCGGGACGGGGCGCCGGCCGGCAGGGCCCCGGCGGGCCGCTGTCGAACGGTGCACCACGCAACCCGCCGCGCCCATGCCGAGCGCCATCGGAGCGCACCCGTGAGCCGGGCCCCGGCCCAGCTGACCTGCGCCGACCTCAGCGAGGCGCTGGCGGGGGCGGCCGACGGCGTGCTCTCCCTCGACCGGGCCGGCCGCCGCCACGTCGAGCGCTGCCTGCGCTGCCAGGCCGAGCTCGTCCAGTACCGCCGGCTGCTCCGCGCCCTGCGGGCCATGCGCACCGAGGTGCTGGAGCCGGCGCCCGGGCTGCTCGCGGACGTGCTGGCCGCCGTCGAGGCGGCCGGAGAGCGCCAGGCCATCCGCTCGCTGCTCCACGGCCGGCGGGTCGCCTACCTCGGCGGCATCGCCGCGGCCACCGCCGCCGGGGCCGCCGGCGCCGTCGTGTTCGCCCACCGCCGCCAGCGCCCCCGCCTCGCCGGCTGACCGGGCCCGGCGGCCCGGGCGGCGGGCGGCGAGGGGCCGGGTGCCATCGGTTCCCGGCGGAAGCTACGCTGGGCCGACCCCCAGAGGGCAGTAGCTCAATCTGGCAGAGCACCGGTCTCCAAAACCGGCGGTTGGGGGTTCGAGTCCCTCCTGCCCTGCTCGCGGCCGAAGAGGTTCCGTCACATGGCCATGAACCGAGAGACCAAGCGCATGCTCCAACGGCAGGGGCAGCTCGACGAGACGGGCGAGCCCGTCCGTCAGCGCCGCGCCGCGCCGGCCCCCAAGCCGGCCGCCGTCAAGGAGCGCACCAGCCCGAAGCAGTTCGTGCGGGAGGTGCGGGGCGAGCTGCGCAAGGTCGCCTGGCCCACGAGGGCGGAGGTGGTCAACTACTCGATCATCGTCCTCGTGGCCGTGGTCCTGCTGACGGCGTTCATCGCCGGCCTCGACTTCGTCTTCTCCAACTTCGTCCTCGACCTCTTCGAGGCCTCGTGAGCGCCACCGACGACCTGACCCCGAACGAGCCGGCCGCCCCCGGCGACGTGGACGTCCTCGACGAGGACGAGCTGCTCGCCGAGGAGCAGCCGGTCGAGAGCCCCTACGACCGGCCGGGCCAGTGGTCCGTGGTCCACACCCAGTCGGGCTACGAGAAGAAGGTCAAGCAGAACCTCGAGGCCCGCATCCAGTCCATGAACATGGAGGAGCGGATCTTCGAGGTCGTCATCCCCATGGAGGACGTGGTCGAGTTCAAGAACGGCAAGAAGGTGGTCGTCCAGAAGAAGGTCTTCCCCGGCTACCTCCTCGTTCGCTGCGAGCTCGACGACGACTCCTGGTACGTGGTCCGCAACACGCCGGGGGTGACCGGCTTCGTCGGCCAGGGGGCCAAGCCGTCCCCGCTCGGCCGCAAGGACGTCGAGTCGTTCCTCCAGGTGAAGACCGACGCCGAGGCCCCGAAGCGGGGCAAGCCCCGCCTCGAGTACGAGCGGGGCGAGACCGTGCGGGTTAAGGAGGGCCCCTTCGCCGACTTCTCCGGCGAGGTGGTCGAGATCAACGAGGACCAGCTCAAGCTCAAGGTCCTGGTCAACATCTTCGGCCGGGAGACCCCGGTCGAGCTGGAGTTCAGCCAGGTCGCGAAGCTGTAGGCTGGTCGGTCGGCCCTTCCGGGGCCCGACTCCGAACCCGACGCGAGGAAGCACGCTCACCATGGCCAAGAAGAGGGTCGCGGCCGTCGTCAAGATCCAGATCCCGGCCGGCCAGGCCACGCCGGCGCCGCCCGTCGGCACCGCGCTCGGCCCCCACGGCGTCGCCATCATGGACTTCTGCAAGGCGTACAACGCCGCCACGGAGGCCCAGCGGGGCACGATCGTCCCGGTCGAGATCACGGTCTTCGAGGACCGGACGTTCACGTTCGTCACCAAGACGCCGCCCACCCCGGTCCTGCTGCGCGCCGCCGCCGGCGTCGACAAGGGGTCCCAGACCCCCGGCAAGGCCGAGGCCGGCACCGTCACCGACGACCAGGTCGCCGAGATCGCCCGCACCAAGCTGCCCGACCTCAACGCCAACGACCTCGAGGCGGCCAAGCAGCAGGTGCGGGGCACTGCCCGCTCGATGGGCATCCGGGTCGTCTAGGCCCGACCACCACCCAACCGGCGCCGGGGACGACCTCGCCCCGGCCGGACCACCAACCCCGAGGGAGCCACCATGGCGCACGGCAAGAAGTTCAGCGACGCGGCCAAGCGGTTCGACCGCCAGCGGCTGCACTCACCGGTCGAGGCCGTCGAGCTGGCCAAGCAGCTCGCCCCGGCCCGCTTCGACGAGACCGTCGAGCTGGCCGTCCGGCTCGGCGTCGACCCCCGCAAGGCCGACCAGATGGTGCGGGGCACCGTCGGCCTGCCGTCGGGCACCGGCAAGGACGTCCGGGTGGCCGTGTTCGCCGCCGGCGACGCCGCCGCCGAGGCGAGGGAGGCGGGCGCCGACCTCGTCGGGGCCGACGACCTGGCCGAGCGCATCCAGGGCGGCCAGATCGACTTCGACGTGGCCATCGCCACCCCCGACCTGATGCCCCAGGTCGGCCGGCTGGGCCGCATCCTCGGCCCCCGGGGCCTCATGCCCAACCCGAAGACGGGCACGGTCACCACCGACGTGGGCCGGGCCGTGCGGGAGTTCAAGGGCGGCCGGGTCGAGTACCGCACCGACCGGTACGGCAACATCCACGTGCCGATCGGCAAGGTCAGCTTCGACCCGCCCGCGCTGCTCGCCAACTTCAGGGCCGTGGTCGAGGAGCTCCAGCGGGCCAAGCCGGCGGCGGCCAAGGGCCGCTACTTCCGCAAGGTCGCCGTGGCCACCACGATGGGCCCCGGCATCAAGATCGACCCGGCCAGGCTGCGGACCTTCGACGACGAAGCCGCGTAGCGCCGCGGTAGCATTCCGCGCTCACAACCGATCTCGCTCGCCGTAGACCTCCGGTGCGCCACCGGCGCTGAAAGGGCCCCAGGGCCCGCCTGACGAGGCGGACGTCCCACCGTCCTCCCTCCTCCTGGTCCGCGCGGGCGCCGACCCATGGAAGGAGGTGGAGGATGGAGAACCCGAGGCCGGAGAAGGTGGCGGTCGTCGACGAGGTCCGCGAGAAGCTCTCGTCGGCCGACGCGGCGGTGGTCACCGAGTACCGCGGCCTGAACGTCGCCGCCATGGCGACCCTGCGCCGGTCGCTGCGGGACGCGGGCGGCGAGTACAAGATCTACAAGAACACCCTCGTCCGCTTCGCCGTTCGCGACCTTGGCCTCGACGGCGCCGAGGAGCTGCTCACGGGCCCCACGGCGATCGCCTTCGTCACCACCCGTCCCGACGGCGCCGGCGGCGACCCCGTCACCGTCGCCAAGGCCCTGAGGGACTTCGCCCGCACCAACCC
This DNA window, taken from Acidimicrobiales bacterium, encodes the following:
- the tuf gene encoding elongation factor Tu (EF-Tu; promotes GTP-dependent binding of aminoacyl-tRNA to the A-site of ribosomes during protein biosynthesis; when the tRNA anticodon matches the mRNA codon, GTP hydrolysis results; the inactive EF-Tu-GDP leaves the ribosome and release of GDP is promoted by elongation factor Ts; many prokaryotes have two copies of the gene encoding EF-Tu), which encodes QVLAKPGSITPHTDFEGQVYVLTKEEGGRHKPFFSNYRPQFYFRTTDVTGTIELPEGTEMCMPGDNTTMRVSLIHPIAMDEGLRFAIREGGRTVGAGRVVKIIK
- the rpmG gene encoding 50S ribosomal protein L33, with translation MAQADKRVKVTLECQVCKRRNYITMKSKINDRERIEMKKYCRWDRTHTVHRETR
- a CDS encoding RNA polymerase sigma factor, yielding MQLPRDIDALVTAARAGDRSAFDDLVRATYADTYTLAYRLTGDEEDARDVVQEAYLRAYRGLRRFRGDAQFSTWMYRITANCASTHLGRRRRHRHEELADDAPVIDESPEFDPQARADAAVLRDRLAAALAELPPRLRAVVVLRDVYDLPHEAIAAELGISESAAKVRLHRARRKLRESLFGVREHGEGAKAG
- the secE gene encoding preprotein translocase subunit SecE yields the protein MAMNRETKRMLQRQGQLDETGEPVRQRRAAPAPKPAAVKERTSPKQFVREVRGELRKVAWPTRAEVVNYSIIVLVAVVLLTAFIAGLDFVFSNFVLDLFEAS
- the nusG gene encoding transcription termination/antitermination protein NusG — translated: MLAEEQPVESPYDRPGQWSVVHTQSGYEKKVKQNLEARIQSMNMEERIFEVVIPMEDVVEFKNGKKVVVQKKVFPGYLLVRCELDDDSWYVVRNTPGVTGFVGQGAKPSPLGRKDVESFLQVKTDAEAPKRGKPRLEYERGETVRVKEGPFADFSGEVVEINEDQLKLKVLVNIFGRETPVELEFSQVAKL
- the rplK gene encoding 50S ribosomal protein L11; the encoded protein is MAKKRVAAVVKIQIPAGQATPAPPVGTALGPHGVAIMDFCKAYNAATEAQRGTIVPVEITVFEDRTFTFVTKTPPTPVLLRAAAGVDKGSQTPGKAEAGTVTDDQVAEIARTKLPDLNANDLEAAKQQVRGTARSMGIRVV
- the rplA gene encoding 50S ribosomal protein L1; this encodes MAHGKKFSDAAKRFDRQRLHSPVEAVELAKQLAPARFDETVELAVRLGVDPRKADQMVRGTVGLPSGTGKDVRVAVFAAGDAAAEAREAGADLVGADDLAERIQGGQIDFDVAIATPDLMPQVGRLGRILGPRGLMPNPKTGTVTTDVGRAVREFKGGRVEYRTDRYGNIHVPIGKVSFDPPALLANFRAVVEELQRAKPAAAKGRYFRKVAVATTMGPGIKIDPARLRTFDDEAA
- the rplJ gene encoding 50S ribosomal protein L10 is translated as MENPRPEKVAVVDEVREKLSSADAAVVTEYRGLNVAAMATLRRSLRDAGGEYKIYKNTLVRFAVRDLGLDGAEELLTGPTAIAFVTTRPDGAGGDPVTVAKALRDFARTNPSLVLKGGLLGEKVLSAEDVRALADVAPREELLARLAGGFAAPMRQFAGLLQALPRNFAYGLQALIDQRGGEPAAEPTDATATPEES